The following proteins are co-located in the Neofelis nebulosa isolate mNeoNeb1 chromosome 18, mNeoNeb1.pri, whole genome shotgun sequence genome:
- the FLYWCH2 gene encoding FLYWCH family member 2 yields the protein MPLPEPSEQEGESVKAGQEPSPESSEPGTDVVPAAPRKPRKFSKLVLLTASKDSAKVAGAKRKGVHCIMSLGVPGPATLAKALLKIHPEAQRAIEAPPQEPEQKRSKLDTDGKEAGRLAGQPAPSTEVVGEESTADAIVPGTIM from the exons ATGCCCCTGCCTGAGCCCAGCGAGCAGGAGGGTGAGAGTGTGAAGGCTGGCCAGGAGCCGTCCCCCGAGTCCTCTGAGCCAGGGACTGATGTCGTCCCCGCGGCCCCCAGGAAGCCCAGGAAGTTCTCCAAACTGGTCCTGCTGACAGCCTCTAAGGACAGTGCCAAGGTGGCAGGGGCCAAGCGCAAAGGAGTCCACTGCATCATGTCCCTGGGGGTGCCGGGCCCCGCCACCCTCGCTAAAGCCCTCCTCAAGATCCATCCTGAGGCTCAGAGGGCCATTGAGGCGCCCCCCCAGGAGCCTGAGCAGAAACGCAGCAAGCTGGACACAG ATGGAAAAGAAGCTGGAAGGTTGGCAGGGCAACCTGCCCCCAGCACGGAGGTGGTCGGGGAGGAGTCCACCGCAGACGCCATCGTGCCCGGCACGATCATGTAA